A section of the Actinomycetota bacterium genome encodes:
- a CDS encoding AAA family ATPase produces MAAVTVGVAGKGGAGKTTVAAVLARALARRGLDVVVIDADSDPHLAMGLGMPLDAAARIRPLLNQSGPRRLPEGLAPKQVLAEYALPAPDGVMLLLAAQVERAGSG; encoded by the coding sequence ATGGCTGCCGTGACGGTGGGGGTCGCCGGCAAGGGCGGGGCGGGCAAGACCACCGTTGCGGCCGTGCTCGCCCGTGCACTGGCGCGTCGAGGTCTGGATGTCGTGGTGATCGACGCCGACTCTGACCCTCACCTGGCGATGGGTCTTGGGATGCCGCTCGATGCAGCGGCGCGGATCCGGCCGCTGCTGAACCAGTCAGGTCCCCGGCGCCTCCCCGAGGGGTTGGCACCCAAGCAGGTCCTGGCCGAGTACGCGTTGCCCGCACCGGACGGCGTCATGCTGTTGCTGGCGGCACAGGTCGAGCGGGCCGGGAGCGGCTGA